The following are encoded together in the Platichthys flesus chromosome 9, fPlaFle2.1, whole genome shotgun sequence genome:
- the pgm1 gene encoding phosphoglucomutase-1 yields MVKITTVKTKPYADQKPGTSGLRKRVTVFQQNQHYAENFIQSTISVVEPSERQTAALVVGGDGRFFMKEAIQLIVQIAAANGINRLVIGQNGIMSTPAVSCVIRKIKAVGGIILTASHNPGGPNGDFGIKYNIASGGPAPEAITNKIFEVSKSLQEYHICPELKVDLATIGKQTFEVDTFKPFTVEIVDSVDAYAEMLRGIFDFAALKELLSGANHINVRLDAMHGVVGPYVKKIICEELGSPANSAVNCVPKEDFGGHHPDPNLTYAADLVNTMKGGEYDFGAAFDGDGDRNMVLGKHGFFVNPSDSVAVIAANFASIPYFQKTGIKGLARSMPTSGALDNVAKALKMQLYETPTGWKFFGNLMDAGKLSLCGEESFGTGSDHIREKDGLWAVLAWLSILATRKQSVEDIMKDHWQKFGRNFFTRYDYEEVDSDSANKMITDLETAMFDPSFVGKKLSSGDKTYEVAVSDNFSYTDPVDGSVSKNQGLRIIFSDGSRIIFRLSGTGSAGATIRLYIDSYEKDPQKIYQDPQVMLAPLVDIALKVSQLRERTGRTGPTVIT; encoded by the exons ATGGTGAAAATAACCACGGTGAAGACCAAGCCGTACGCGGACCAGAAGCCCGGCACCAGCGGCCTGAGGAAGCGGGTGACCGTGTTCCAGCAGAACCAGCACTATGCGGAGAACTTCATCCAGAGCACCATCTCCGTCGTGGAGCCCTCCGAGCGGCAGACGGCCGCCCTGGTGGTGGGAGGGGACGGCCGCTTCTTCATGAAGGAGGCGATCCAGCTCATCGTGCAGATCGCCGCCGCCAACGGG ATTAATCGTCTGGTGATCGGTCAGAATGGCATCATGTCCACGCCTGCAGTCTCCTGCGTGATCCGTAAGATCAAGGCAGTCGGGGGCATCATCCTCACGGCCAGCCACAACCCAGGTGGCCCCAATGGAGACTTTGGCATCAAGTACAACATCGCCAGTGGAG GACCTGCTCCAGAGGCCATCACCAACAAAATATTTGAGGTCAGCAAAAGCCTGCAGGAGTATCACATCTGCCCCGAGCTGAAAGTGGATCTGGCTACAATTGGCAAGCAGACATTTGAAGTGGACACTTTCAAACCTTTCACAG TGGAGATCGTGGACTCAGTGGACGCCTATGCTGAGATGCTGAGGGGCATCTTTGACTTTGCCGCACTGAaggagcttctctctggagcaaATCACATTAACGTGCGACTGGATGCCATGCATGGAG TGGTCGGTCCTTACGTGAAGAAGATCATCTGTGAGGAGCTGGGTTCTCCTGCCAACTCCGCCGTCAACTGCGTCCCCAAGGAGGACTTCGGGGGCCACCACCCCGACCCCAACCTGACCTACGCTGCCGACCTGGTCAACACCATGAAGGGCGGAGAATATGACTTTGGAGCCGCTTTCGATGGTGATGGT GACCGTAACATGGTGCTGGGTAAACATGGCTTCTTCGTGAACCCCTCAGACTCGGTGGCTGTCATCGCTGCCAACTTCGCCAGTATCCCTTACTTCCAGAAGACTGGTATCAAAGGACTGGCCCGCAGTATGCCCACCAGTGGAGCCTTGGACAA TGTGGCCAAAGCTCTTAAGATGCAGCTGTACGAGACTCCAACTGGATGGAAGTTCTTTGGGAACCTGATGGATGCCGGCAAACTCTCCCTGTGCGGAGAGGAGAGCTTCGGCACCG GCTCAGATCATATCCGTGAGAAGGACGGCCTGTGGGCGGTGCTCGCATGGCTGTCGATCTTAGCCACCAGGAAACAGAGCGTGGAAGACATCATGAAGGATCACTGGCAGAAGTTTGGCAGGAACTTCTTCACCAG GTACGACTACGAGGAGGTCGACTCAGACTCCGCCAACAAGATGATCACGGATCTGGAGACGGCGATGTTCGACCCGTCCTTCGTAGGAAAGAAGTTGTCCTCGGGCGATAAGACTTACGAAGTGGCTGTGTCGGACAACTTCTCCTACACGGACCCTGTCGATGGAAGCGTTTCCAAAAACCAG ggCCTCAGGATCATCTTCTCCGACGGCTCCAGGATTATTTTCCGTCTCAGCGGTACAGGCAGCGCGGGAGCAACCATCAGGCTCTACATTGACAGCTATGAGAAGGACCCCCAGAAGATTTACCAGGACCCACAG GTCATGCTGGCTCCACTCGTAGACATCGCCCTGAAGGTTTCTCAGCTCCGGGAGCGGACTGGACGTACCGGCCCGACTGTGATCACATGA